Within the Streptomyces sp. NBC_00353 genome, the region GATGCGCGGGGGCGGACGTGGTCCATGCGCACGGGCTGCACGCCGCCGTACGCGCCGGTCTTGCGCTCGGTGGGCGGCGCACACCGCTGGTCCTGACCTGGCACACCCGGGCCTATGCCGAAGGTGCCCGCAGCCGGTTGCTCCACCTGCTGGAGCGAAGGGCCGCCCGGGCTGCGGCCGTTGTGCTCGGTACGTCGTCGGATCTGGTCGACCGGGCGCGGCACCGAGGTGCGCGTGACGCCCGGCTCGCTCCGATCGCCGTTCCCGCGCCGCGCAGTCCCGCTCTGCTCCACGGTGGCAAGGTGCGCGCCGAACTCGGTTCGGTGGGACGGCCGTTACTCATCTCGGTGGGCAGCCTCGTACCGAATTGCGGGTACGGGACGCTGCTCGACGCGGCACGGATGTGGCGCCAACTCGACCCCCTACCCCTGCTGGTCATCGCTGGGGAGGGGCGGGAGCGGAGTGCTCTGCAGCGGCGGATCCGTAACGAGGATCTGCCCGCCAGGCTGATCGGCAGCCGGGACGACATCGCCGAACTCCTCGCCGCCGCGGATCTGGCCGTGCTGCCGAGCCGCTGGGAGGCGCGGTCGGTGCCGGCGCAGGAGGCGCTGCGGCTGGGGGTGCCGCTGGTCGCGACCGCGGTGGGCGGAGTGCCCGAACTCGTGGGGGATGCGGCGGAACTTGTGCCGTACGGGAACGCGGAGGCGCTGGCGCGGGTCGTTGCGCGGCTGCTGGGAGATCCGGCGGCGCGGGAGCGGATGGCTGCTGCGGGACGGGTGCAGGCGGCGAGTTGGCCCACGGAGGACGACACGATCGCCCAAGTGCTGAGTGTCTACGACGAGTTGGCTCAGCCGTCGGCGGGTGCGCGGGGGCGGTGACGTGGAGGCGTCACCGCGGGCACCCGGTGGCCGCCTTGTCCTCGATCGCCGGACGGGCTTGAATACGGCGTCCCGGTCGCCGTTCTGTTCTCAATTGCCGGACGGGCCCGATGTGGCGTGGCGGCGGGCTCGCAGGGCCAGGCTCAGGGCCAGGACCGTCTGGGGGTCGTCCAGGTCCGTGCCGAGCAGCTCGCCGATGCGGGCCAGACGGTTGTAGAGCGTCTGGCGGTTCAGGTGCAGATCGCGTGCCGTCTCCGCCTTGCGTCCCGCGTGGGCGAGATACGACTCCAGGGTGGGCAGCAGCGGTGGGCGCGACGTGCGGTCGTGGTCGCGCAGCGGGCCGATCGCCCGGTCCACGAAAGCCGCCAGGTCCGGGTGGTTCCGCAGCCGCCACAGCAGCAGGTCGATGTCCAGCCGCCGGGCGTCGTACCAGGGCCGGTCGCTGAGGCCCTGCGCGGCCGTCGCCGTCTCCGCGGCGTGCCGCAGACCCGCGCCGGCGGCCGCCCAGCCGCCCGCGACCCCGACCACCACGACCGGTGGATGTGAGCCGGCCCGTTCCAGACCGGCCCGTTCGACGCCCGCCCGCAGCGCCGCCGCGACCCGGTCGGCCACCGCCGTGCGCTCTGTCTCGGACCGCAGCCCGAGCAGCAGCGGAACCCGGCCCTCCACGGGCCGTACGCCGAGCAGTACCGGCACCCCCACCGATGACAGTTCCTCCAGGACCGCACGCGCCAGCAGCGCCCAGTTGCCCGACGGGGACAGCTCGGGGGCCAGCCGCATCACCACGGGCAGCAACGGCGCCTCGCCCGGCCTGAAGCCCAGTACGCGCGCCTGCGCGGGCGCGTCCTCCGGCGTGATCCGGCCCTCCGCGAGGTCCGTCAGGAAGTCGCCGCGGCCGCGGGCGGCGAGCTCCTCCTCCTGACGCGCCTGCATCAGCACCACGGCGAGAATGCCCGCCGCCCGCTCGGCCGCCATCCGGTGCACGGTCACCAGCGGCCCGGACACGGCGAGCAGGACCAGCCTGGCCCGTACCGCACCGGATCCCGGACCGCCGCCCGGCACATCCACCAGCACCGCGCCCGTGGGCGGTGTCTCGCGCGCCGCCCGGCCGCCGCGCATCCCGTCCCAGACCTGGAGCGGATCGGCGGAGACCGGGCCGGAGCCGGGGCCCGCCGCGTACAGCAGCTGACCGTCAGCCGTCTCCAGGAAGACCGGGTTGGCGGTGAAGTCCGCCAGGATGCCGAGCACCTGCGGGATCCCGCCGCCCCCGAGCAGCGCCTCCGTACACCGCCGGTGCACGTCCTCGGCCTGCCGCAGCAGTGCGTAGTGACCGTTGACGATCTCGGTGTGGATCTCCTCGGTGACCGTCACGAACGGCACCTCGCGGTGAAGCTGTACGAGCGGCAGACCGGCGGTCCGTGCGGCGTCCACGATCGAGGCGGGCAGCCTGCTGAACCGTGGCCCGAGCTCCACCACCACGGCGGCGATGCCCCGGTCGGCGAGCCTGCGCACGAAGGCGCGCTGCTCGGCGGGCCGGGTGCCGAGCCCCAGGCCGGTGGTGAGCAGCAGTTCACCGCCTTTGAGCAGCGAGGCGATGTTCGGGACCTCGCCCGCGTGCACCCAGCGCACCGTGCGGCCCAGCCGGTCCGCGCCCGCCACCACCTCGGGGAGTCCGCTGCGCAGCCCCGGCAGCTCAAGGGCGCGCTGCACGGTGATGCCGCCTGGGTTCTCCACTGGTTCGGGCCTCGTGCTTCCGTTCGCGTCGGGCGGGTTGTCGCCCTGACCAGGAAGGTACCGGCCGGATGACGGGAGGGCGTCGTCGGGGGAGTTCATCGGGCGACGGAGGCAGGCTCGACGTTGTGGTTGAGGCGGAACACATTGTCGGGGTCGTACGTGGCCTTGACCGCGGCGAGGCGGGCGTAGTTCCCGGCGCCGAGTCCGGCGACGACCCGGTCCTCGCCCTCGCGCCCGATGAAGTTGAGGTAGACGGCGCCGCTGGACCAGGGGCGGACATCGGCGCGCAACCGGCGCACCCACTGCTTGCCGCGCTCGTCGTCGGACGGGCTCTCCCAGATGCCGAAGGGGTGCACCGCCCAGGGGGCGGTGCGCCACGGCACCGGGTAGTCGGCGGGGCCCCGGGCCACCGCGCCGCCCATCGGGAAGAGGACGTGCTGCGAGTTGGAAGGGACCGGCATGTCGTGGGCGCGGGCGCAGAACAGGTCCACCGCCTCGTCGGGGAGACTGTCGAGATGCTCGGCGGACCAGTAGTTCCGCAGTCCCGGCGGGTCGTCGAGCATGCACTGCAGCTCCGCGTAAGGAATGTCGGAGATCACCTCCGCCTCGTGGCCGATGGCGAGGGCCGGCCGGGCCACGTCGACGGCCTCGCCCGGAGGACCCGTCCAGGTGACCAGGACCGCGCAGATGAGCGTGGACACCAGGTGCTTCGGTACGAAGTCCTCCGGCGGCGCGGTGAAGTAGAGGAAGGCGCCGCCTGCCCCGTCCGGCGCGGAGGCCATCAAGTCCCGGTACGCGCGCATGACTTCGGGCCCGTCCTCGGGGCGGTACAGCAGCATCACGTAGGACATGGCGGGCAGCTCGTACAGATTCAGCGTGAGAGAAGTGACGACGCCGAAGTTTCCGCCGCCGCCGTGCAGGGCCCAGAAGAGCTCCGGATTCTCGTCGAGGCTCGCGTGGACGGTGCTGCCGTCCGCCGTCACCAGTTCGGCGGCCACCAGGTTGTCGCAGGCCAGGCCGAAGCTGCGCTCCAGCCAGCCGGAGCCGCCGCCGAGCACGAAGCCGCCCACACCGGTGGTGGAGACCCGGCCACCGGTGGTCGCCAGGCCGTACGCCTGGGTGGCCCGGTCCAGATCCCTCATGAGGGCTCCACCGCCGATACGTGCCGCCTGGTCGGCCGGGGCGACGGTCACGCCGTTCATGCGGCGCAGGTCGACCACCAGGCCGCCGTCGGTGGACGACATGCCGGCGACGCTGTGGCCGCCGCCACGGACCGCGATCTCCAGACCGTGCTCGCGTGCAAACCGCACGGACCGTGCGACGTCGGTCTCCGACGCGCACTGGGCGACCACCGCGGGCCGCCGGTCGATCATGCTGTTGAAGACCGCGCGCGCCTCGTCGTAGGCGGAATCACCGGGGGCGAGGACCTCACCGGTGAAGTCCCGGCGCAGACCGTCCAGGGCACTGTCCGTCGCACTGCTGATGCCGGTGGTGCGGGGCGTCATGATGCCCCCTTCCGAGGGCCTGACAGGTCGCTTCCATCCTAAGGGCTGTCCCGTATTCCCTGGCGGGCGTGCGACGTCAGCTACGGCACCTCGCTGCGTTGCCGGAACGCCCGAATACGACCGGCATGAGGACGCCCCTCGGCCTTGCGTGCACGGCATCCGACGCCGCGCGCTGATCCACCAGGGATACGGAGGCGGGCCGGCCCGCACCGGCCGTCGGGCACGGTCCTGCCACGCCATCCGTCAGTCAGCCGACGTATGCCCCGCTCGCGGTCAGCCGCAGCGCCGTGTCGATCAGAGGGACGTGGCTGAACGCCTGCGGGAAGTTCCCCACCTGACGCTGCAGCCGCGAATCCCACTCCTCCGCCAGCAGCCCCAGATCGTTGCGCAGCGAGAGCAGCCGCTCGAACAGCTGGCGCGCCTCGTCGACCCGGCCGATCATCGCCAGGTCGTCCGCCAGCCAGAACGAGCACGCCAGGAACGCGCCCTCGTCGCCCTCCAGGCCGTCGACGCCCGCTGCCTCGCCCGAGGTGGGGTAGCGCAGCACGAACCCGTCCTCCGTGGACAGCTCCCGCTGGATCGCCTCGATCGTGCCGATCACCCGCTTGTCGTCCGGCGGCAGGAAGCCCATCTGCGGGATGAGCAGCAGCGACGCGTCCAGCTCCTTCGACCCGTAGGACTGGGTGAAGGTGTTCCGTTCCTTGTCGTAGCCGTTCTCGCAGACATCGCGGTGGATGTCGTCACGCAGCTCGCGCCACCGCTCCAGCGGCCCATCGGTGTCCCCGGACTCGATCAGCTTGATGGTGCGGTCGACAGCGACCCAGGCCATCACCTTGGAGTGGACGAAGTGGCGGCGTGGCCCGCGCACCTCCCAGATGCCCTCGTCCGGCTCGTCCCAGTGGTTCTCCAGGTACTCGATCAGCTTGAGCTGGAGCCCCATCGCGTAGTCGTTGCGGGTCAGGCCCGTCATGTGTGCGAGATGCAGCGCTTCGGTGATCTCGCCGTACACATCGAGCTGCAGCTGGTTCGCCGCGCCGTTGCCGACCCGGACCGGGCCGGAGTTCTCGTACCCGGGCAGCCAGTCCAGCTCGGCCTCACCCAGCTCGCGCTCGCCCGCGATGCCGTACATGATCTGCAGGTTCTCCGGGTCGCCCGCGACCGCCCGCAGCAGCCACTCACGCCAGGCGCGGGCCTCCTCGCGGTAGCCGGTGCGCAGCAGGGAGGAGAGGGTGATCGCCGCGTCGCGGAGCCAGGTGTAGCGGTAGTCCCAGTTGCGCGAGCCGCCGATGTCCTCCGGAAGCGAGGTGGTCGGCGCGGCGACGATGCCGCCGGTCGGGGCGTACGTCAGGGCCTTCAACGTGATCAGCGAGCGGACCACCGCCTCCCGGTAGGGGCCGTGGTACGTGCACTGCTCGACCCACTCGCGCCAGAAGTCCTCGGTCGCCTCCAGCGCGCTCTCGGGGTCCGGCAGCGCGGGCGGCTCCCGGTGCGAGGGCTGCCAGCTGAGGGTGAACTCGATCCGGTCGCCCGGTGCGACGGTGAAGTCGGAGTACGTCGTCAGGTTCTCGCCGAACGTGTCGGCGGGCGTGTCGAGCCAGACGGAGTCCGGGCCGGCCACCGCGACGGTACGGCCGTCGACCCGGTGCACCCACGGGATCACTCGCCCGTAGCTGAACCGCATCCGCAGCTCGGACCGCATCGGCACCCGGCCGCTGATCCCTTCCACGATCCGGATCAGCTGCGGTGCGCTGTCGCGCGGGGGCATGAAATCGGTCACCCGGACCGTGCCGCGCGGCGTGTCCCACTCCGATTCCAGGATCAGGGAGTCGCCGCGATAGCGCCGCCGGTCCGCGGAGGGTGGTTCGGACCCGGCCGCGTGCGCGGGGCCCAGGCGCCAGAAGCCGTGCTCCTCGGTACCCAGCAGTCCCGCGAAGACGGCGTGCGAGTCGAAGCGGGGCAGGCACAGCCAGTCCGCCGTACCGTCCCGGCAGACCAGTGCGGCGGTCTGCATGTCTCCGATGAGTGCGTAATCCTCGATGCGCCCGGCCACGTGCATCTCCAGTCGAACGGCCACGTCGCCCCGTGGGGCGCTTACTGCGGGTAAAAAGGTCGTTGCAAGGGGTTGTTGTGGGGAGCCGAGGGCTTGTTTGGGTCGCCCGGCTGCGAGTGTCCGAGCAGGATACGACGCACGTCCATGATCCGCGCGACGGTCCAGGTGAGACATCTGAGCCGAACGGGTGGGGACCGAACACGGTGTGGTGATCTTGCGAGGCCGGTGCGCCGGGTGTGGCCGGAAGCAGGCTCCCCCAGTCGCTGATACCCTGGTAGCCCGTGGACCGGTGGTCGTCAGCAACAGCGGACGAGGCCCCCGAACCGCAGCGACGGCACCTTCGGAGTCTCCGGACGGCAACGCCGGTACGCACCTCAAGATCCGCGACCACGGGAGCCCCCTTTGGCTATGCAGCCCACATCCACGACGACCAAGCACATCTTCGTCACCGGGGGTGTCGCCTCTTCCCTCGGCAAGGGTCTGACTGCCTCCAGCCTGGGTGCCCTGCTCAAGGCGCGGGGCCTTCGGGTCACGATGCAGAAGCTCGACCCGTACCTCAACGTCGACCCTGGCACGATGAACCCGTTCCAGCACGGCGAGGTGTTCGTCACCAACGACGGCGCCGAGACCGACCTCGACATCGGCCACTACGAGCGTTTCCTCGACGTCGACCTCGACGGCTCCGCCAACGTCACGACCGGCCAGGTGTACTCGCAGGTCATCGCCAAGGAGCGGCGCGGCGAGTACCTCGGTGACACCGTCCAGGTCATCCCGCACATCACCAACGAGATCAAGCACCGCATCCGCCGCATGGCGACCGACGACGTCGACGTCGTCATCACCGAGGTCGGCGGCACGGTCGGCGACATCGAGTCGCTGCCGTTCCTGGAGACGGTCCGCCAGGTCCGCCACGAGGTCGGCCGGGACAACGTCTTCGTCGTGCACATCTCGCTGCTGCCGTACATCGGCCCGTCCGGCGAGCTGAAGACCAAGCCCACCCAGCACTCGGTCGCGGCGCTGCGGAACATCGGTATTCAGCCGGACGCGATCGTGCTGCGCGCCGACCGTGACGTTCCGACCGCCATCAAGCGCAAGATCTCGCTGATGTGCGACGTGGACGAGGCCGCCGTGGTGGCCTGCGTGGACGCCAAGTCGATCTACGACATCCCGAAGGTGCTGCACACCGAGGGCCTGGACGCGTACGTCGTGCGCAAGCTCGACCTGCCGTTCCGCGACGTCGACTGGACCACCTGGGACGACCTGCTGGACCGCGTCCACAACCCCGACCACGAGATCACCGTCGCGCTCGTCGGCAAGTACATCGACCTGCCCGACGCGTATCTCTCGGTCACCGAGGCCATCCGGGCCGGCGGCTTCGCGAACAAGGCCCGCGTCAAGGTCAAGTGGGTCGCCTCCGACGACTGCAAGACCCCGGCCGGCGCCGCCAGGCAGCTCTCCGACGTCGACGCGATCTGCGTCCCCGGCGGGTTCGGCGACCGCGGTGTCAACGGCAAGATCGGCGCCATCCAGTACGCCCGCGAGAACAAGGTGCCGCTGCTCGGCCTCTGCCTCGGCCTGCAGTGCATCGTGATCGAGGCGGCGCGCAACCTCGCCGAGATCCCCGACGCCAACTCCACCGAGTTCGACGCCGCCACCTCGCACCCCGTCATCTCGACGATGGAGGAGCAGCTCGCGTACGTCGAGGGCGCCGGTGACCTGGGCGGCACCATGCGGCTCGGCCTGTACCCGGCGAAGCTCGCCGAGGGCTCGCTGGTCCGTGAGGCGTACGACGACCAGCCGTACGTGGAGGAGCGTCACCGCCACCGCTACGAGGTCAACAACGCCTACCGCGCCGAGCTGGAGAAGAAGGCCGGTCTGGTCTTCTCCGGCACGTCCCCGGACAACAAGCTCGTCGAGTACGTCGAGTACCCGCGCGAGATCCACCCCTACCTGGTCGCCACCCAGGCGCACCCGGAGCTCCGGTCCCGGCCGACCCGCCCGCACCCGCTCTTCGCGGGCCTGGTCAAGGCGGCTGTCGAGCGCAAGACCGCGGGCAAGCAGGGCTCCACGTCGGGCAAGTAGTCCGACAGCAGGCAGGCGTTACCGTTGACCGGGGTACGGATCCACTGAGGGTCCGTACCCCGGTTTCTGTTTTTTTGTGGGAGGACGTAGATGGGTATCCAGGACACGCCCGAGGAGTGGCCGGTCACCGCGACCGAGACCCCCTTTACGGGCAACAAGACCAGCGTCCGCACCGATGACGTGGTGATGCCCGATGGCTCCGTCGTGCGCCGCGACTACCAGGTCCACCCGGGATCGGTCGCCGTGCTCGCGCTCGACGACGCGGGCCGGGTCCTCGTGCTGCGGCAGTACCGGCACCCCGTGCGGCACAAGCTCTGGGAGATCCCGGCCGGCCTGCTCGACGTCCCCGGTGAGAACCCGCTGCACGCGGCGCAGCGCGAACTCTACGAGGAGGCCTACGTCAAGGCCGAGGACTGGCGGGTGCTGACCGACGTCTACACCACGCCCGGCGGCTGCGACGAAGCGGTACGGATCTTCCTGGCCCGGAATCTCTCCGAGGCCGACGGCGAGCGCTTCGAGGTCTCCGAGGAGGAGGCCGACATGGAGCTGGCCCGGGTGGAGCTCAAGGAGCTCGTGCGGGGGGTGCTCGCCGGGGAACTGCACAACAACTGCCTCGTGGTGGGCGTCCTTTCGCTTGCGGCGGTGCTCGCCGGCGACGGGATCGACGCGTTGCGGCCGGCGGAGGCGCCGTGGCCGGCCAGGCCGTTCGAGGTCTGAGGTTCCGTCGGTCCGGCGGTTCGCCGGTCTTGGCGGTCCGGTGTGGCGAACAGAGGTCCTTTGATCGGACAAAATGTTGATCCGATCGGGGGACCTCCCCGCCATGCTCCACCGTGTTCGCGTACCCGCCTGAACTACGCTCGGAATGCCCTGGCCGGAGTCCCGGCGGGCAACGCGTGCAGCGAAGTGGAGCGTGGCCCGTGACGGATCAGGTGGTGGACACCAGCGGCCCGGCATCGGCGGCGGGGACCGAGGGGCCGTCCGGCGCCGCACCACGCCAATTCTTCGGCCGCGAACGCGAGTTGAAGGAGCTGAAGGCCGACATCGAACGGGCCGGGCTGGACACCCTGGCCGGTCGCAAAGCGGCCCGCGCCAGGGTCCTGCTGATTGCCGGACGCCCCGGCTCCGGGCGTACCGCGCTCGCCGAGGAACTCACCCGCGCACTGCTGGACACCGGCGACTACCCCGACGGGCTGCTCCGGGTCCGGCTCACCGAACTCGGCGGCGCCCCCGTCCCCACCGAACGCACCGCCCGGGACCTCCTCGATCAGCTGGAGGTCGCCGGGCCGCCCGGCGCGGACGGGGACGAACTGTCCCAGTTGGTCCGCGAGACCCTCGCCGACCGGCACGTCCTGCTGCTGCTCGACGACGCCGCCGATGCCGAACAGGTCGACCCGCTGCTGCCGGACAATCCCGGCTGCCTCGTGGTCGCCACCGCCCAGGGCCCGCTCACCGGCATCCCCGGCGTCCGACCGTGCACCATCGGCGGCCTCGACAAGGGCTCCGCCGTCCAGCTGCTGTCCGGCGCCATCGGCCAGGTCAGGATCACGGTGGACCCGCTGACCGCCGAGAGCCTCGCCGAGGAGTGCGGTGGACAGCCAGCCGCCCTGGTCATGATCGGCGGCTGGCTCGCCGACCACCCCATGGCATCGGTCGCCGATGTCACCAAGCAGCTGCGCGAGCTGCCGGACGACGCCGAGCAGCCCACCGGCGCCCGCCCGCTGGCCCGCGCCTTCCAGCTGGTCTACGAGTCCCTGCCGCAGACCGCCGGCCGGATACTGCGACTGCTCGCGCTCGCCCCCGCCGGGCTCGCCGACGCCCACACCGCGTCCGCGCTGGCGGGCTGCTCGGTCTCGGCCGCCCAGTCGACCCTCGACGACTTCGTCCGGCTGGGCCTGCTGCGTACCAACGGGGCGGAGCTGCCGCAGTACGAGGTGCCCGGCTGCCTCGCCCCGCTGCTGCAGGCCCTGCTCGCCGACCGGGACCGGCCGGCCGAGATCCAGCTCGCCAGGGCCCGGTTGCTGGAGCGGACCGTACGCCAGCTCCAGTCCTGCCGGGCGATCACCGAACCGGAGGGTTCGGAGGCCCGCCGGAAGCTCGCCGGACTGCCGAGCTCGCTGCGCTTTCCGCACCCCGAAGCGGCCGCCGCCTGGCTGCGGAGCCGCCGGCCGGCCCTGCTCGCCTCCGCCCGGATCGCTGTGGAGGACGGGGAACTCGACACCCTGGCGCGGAGGTTGGTGGCCGCGCTGGTGCGGGCGCTGGCCGTGCACCAGGGCACCGAGGCCGCGGCATCCGATCTGTACGGACTGCACGGACTGGTCCTGGCCGTCGCCGAGCGGCGCGAGCTGCCCCGCGAGCGGGCCGCCGCACTGCTCAATCTCGCCGATCTGGACGCCAGGACGGGCCGTACGCGGGAGGCGCTGACCCGCTATCGGGCGGCCCTGGACGCCGGACGGGCGGCGAAGGATCCGTACGCGACGGGCCGGGCGATGGAATCCGTAGGCGGCGCCTACGCCGAGCTGGGGGACTTCCACCGGGCCTCGGACTGGTACGGCCGGGCGCTCGCGCAGCGGCTCACCCACGGCGAGCTCGCCGACGAGGCGCGGCTGTACGGGCGGCTCGGCTCCGTCCACACCTATGCCGGGCAGTACGGCGAGGCGCTGCGGAACTGGCGGGCGGCGGCGGCCGGGTACCGCAGGCTCGGCGACCTGGCCGCCCAGGCGCGGGCTCTCAGCGAGGCCGCGCGGGTGCAGGAGTACGCGGGGCGGCCGCAGGAGTCGCTGCGCACCTGTCAGGAGGCCGTCGAGTGGGCACGGCAGGCCAAGGACGTACGGCTGCAGGCCGCGCTGGAGCTCCGGCTGGCCGACACGCTCGACCGGCTCGGCGACCCGGCTGCGGCCGGGTTGCACCGCGGTGTGGCGCAGAGACTGCTGGGCAAGGATGAGCCCGCCTGCGAAATCCGTAGTGCGTCGACTGAAAATTAATGCTTTGTAAGGCTAGACAGCGAGAAGCCCTTCATTAAACTGGCTCTGCCGCGTACGTTCGCGGTGTCTCCATTTACACTGTGTGTATCCGGGTATGCACCTCTATGCCCGGAGTAACCCTCTGAGTCAAGGACCGTGATCGACGTGAAGGTCGGCATCCCCCGCGAAGTCAAGAACAACGAGTTCCGCGTGGCCATCACGCCCGCCGGTGTGCATGAGCTCGTCCGCAACGGCCACCAGGTCGTCGTCGAGCAGAACGCCGGTGCCGGGTCCTCGATCACGGACGAGGAGTACATCGCCGCGGGGGCGCGGATCCTCCCCACCGCCGACGAGGTCTGGGCCACCGCCGACCTGCTCCTGAAGGTCAAGGAGCCGGTCGCCGAGGAGTACCACCGCCTGCGCAAGGACCAGACGCTCTTCACCTACCTGCACCTCGCCGCCTCCCGCGAGTGCACGGACGCGCTGCTGGAGTCCGGCACCACGGCGATCGCGTACGAGACCGTCGAGACCGCGAACCGCGCGCTGCCGCTGCTCGCCCCGATGTCCGAGGTCGCGGGCCGGCTGGCCCCGCAGGTCGGTGCGTACCACCTGATGCGCTCGGTCGGCGGCCGCGGCGTGCTGCCGGGCGGTGTCCCCGGTACCGCGCCCGCCGAGGCCGTCGTCATCGGTGGCGGTGTCTCCGGCTGGAACGCCACGCAGATCGCCGTCGGTCTCGGCTTCCACGTCACGCTGCTCGACAGGGACATCAACAAGCTGCGCGAGGCCGACAAGGTCTTCGGTACCAAGGTGAAGACGGTCGTCTCCAACGCCTTCGAGCTGGAGCGGGCGGTCATCGAGGCCGACCTCGTCGTCGGTGCCGTGCTGATCCCCGGCGCGAAGGCCCCGAAGCTGGTCACCAACGAGCTCGTCGCCAAGATGAAGCCCGGAAGTGTACTTGTCGACATTGCAATCGACCAGGGTGGCTGCTTCGAGGACTCGCACCCGACGACGCACGCCGAGCCGACCTTCATGGTCCACAACTCGGTCTTCTACTGCGTCGCCAACATGCCGGGCGCGGTGCCGAACACCTCCACGTACGCGCTCACCAACGCCACGCTGCCCTACATCCTGGAGCTCGCCAACCGTGGCTGGACCGAGGCGCTTCGCCGCGACGCCGCGCTCGCCAAGGGCCTCAACACCCATGAGGGCCAGGTCGTTTACCGCGAGGTGGCGGAGGCGCACGGTCTGGAGCACGTCGAGCTGAGCACGCTTCTCGGCTGACGGGTCAACATCTTTCGTCAACCTCACGCGTCCGGCCGGACCTTGCCGAGCAAGGTCCGGCCGGAGGCATGTCGGGCCGCTGTGAGAGCCTTGCGCAACTCGCCTCGAAGGTAACCCTTTACCCGTTTCGTGCACCGGTGAAATGTGCGCCGGAGCGACCGTGCGCCCTTGACAGAGGGGTGTTCGATTGCCGACACATCGGGCCGGGTCCGGCGGATTGTGTTGCTGCGAACCGGTGACACGCCATAGAGTCGCCAATCGTCGGCATGGTGTCACGCTGACCTATCGATAAGTTTCCTGGTCACGTCCAAGGAGGTAAGACGACTTGTGAATGAGTCGACATTTACTCCCGGGGGTGTTCAACCAGGGATGCCTGCACGGGGCCAGAGCCCGATCGGGCTGGAGGCTGTCGGCTCCGTCGCTGTCCGCACCTTCGCCACCCACCAGCACATGACGACAGCCCCCCAGATGATGGACGGCCTAAACGTGAACGCCATGGCCGGCAACGAGAGTGGCCGAGAGACCGCCCACTTCGCCGACTTCGACGAGGTGCCCCAGGGGCACTTCTACGACCCCGACGCCGA harbors:
- a CDS encoding tetratricopeptide repeat protein, with product MTDQVVDTSGPASAAGTEGPSGAAPRQFFGRERELKELKADIERAGLDTLAGRKAARARVLLIAGRPGSGRTALAEELTRALLDTGDYPDGLLRVRLTELGGAPVPTERTARDLLDQLEVAGPPGADGDELSQLVRETLADRHVLLLLDDAADAEQVDPLLPDNPGCLVVATAQGPLTGIPGVRPCTIGGLDKGSAVQLLSGAIGQVRITVDPLTAESLAEECGGQPAALVMIGGWLADHPMASVADVTKQLRELPDDAEQPTGARPLARAFQLVYESLPQTAGRILRLLALAPAGLADAHTASALAGCSVSAAQSTLDDFVRLGLLRTNGAELPQYEVPGCLAPLLQALLADRDRPAEIQLARARLLERTVRQLQSCRAITEPEGSEARRKLAGLPSSLRFPHPEAAAAWLRSRRPALLASARIAVEDGELDTLARRLVAALVRALAVHQGTEAAASDLYGLHGLVLAVAERRELPRERAAALLNLADLDARTGRTREALTRYRAALDAGRAAKDPYATGRAMESVGGAYAELGDFHRASDWYGRALAQRLTHGELADEARLYGRLGSVHTYAGQYGEALRNWRAAAAGYRRLGDLAAQARALSEAARVQEYAGRPQESLRTCQEAVEWARQAKDVRLQAALELRLADTLDRLGDPAAAGLHRGVAQRLLGKDEPACEIRSASTEN
- the ald gene encoding alanine dehydrogenase, yielding MKVGIPREVKNNEFRVAITPAGVHELVRNGHQVVVEQNAGAGSSITDEEYIAAGARILPTADEVWATADLLLKVKEPVAEEYHRLRKDQTLFTYLHLAASRECTDALLESGTTAIAYETVETANRALPLLAPMSEVAGRLAPQVGAYHLMRSVGGRGVLPGGVPGTAPAEAVVIGGGVSGWNATQIAVGLGFHVTLLDRDINKLREADKVFGTKVKTVVSNAFELERAVIEADLVVGAVLIPGAKAPKLVTNELVAKMKPGSVLVDIAIDQGGCFEDSHPTTHAEPTFMVHNSVFYCVANMPGAVPNTSTYALTNATLPYILELANRGWTEALRRDAALAKGLNTHEGQVVYREVAEAHGLEHVELSTLLG